From the Paludisphaera mucosa genome, one window contains:
- a CDS encoding glycosyl transferase — translation MHVFTSITANYLPKAASLAHSVKRVHPEATFHLVLSDDMPDCPSRITEAFDSIINIRDLPIPNLSRFIFRHRIVELCTAVKGAAFQHIADVHGAERIYYFDPDIIVSNRLDDLERALDADSVLLTPHSIEPETEPTAMVDNEHTCLRHGIYNLGFLAVRMDRNGRRFIDWWADRLSRWCYDEVPSGLFTDQRWIDLAPAIFDGIKILRDPQYNVSTWNLSHRRATGRSPYDIAINGRPLVFYHFSGFDSGAQLMMLDRYGSHSPVLYDFREWYIDQCERHGQSTVGKIPCRYTRYASGAKVEDAHRLTYRQRDDLMTYFPDPFDDSAPENSYRHWYRTYSETPPALPVVDAAAESAPEPSSEPAGATNLRRVIRAHAPEPAVKAYRSVRAAIKRLAKAD, via the coding sequence ATGCACGTCTTCACGAGCATCACGGCCAACTACCTCCCGAAGGCCGCCTCGCTGGCCCACTCCGTCAAGCGCGTGCATCCCGAGGCGACGTTCCACCTCGTCCTGTCCGACGACATGCCGGACTGTCCGAGCCGGATCACCGAGGCCTTCGACTCGATCATCAACATCCGCGACCTGCCGATCCCCAACCTCTCGCGTTTCATCTTCCGCCACCGCATCGTCGAGCTGTGCACGGCCGTGAAGGGCGCGGCGTTCCAGCACATCGCCGACGTCCACGGGGCCGAACGCATCTATTACTTCGACCCGGACATCATCGTCAGCAACCGGCTCGACGATCTCGAACGGGCCCTCGACGCGGACAGCGTTCTGCTCACGCCGCACTCGATCGAGCCCGAGACCGAGCCGACGGCGATGGTCGACAACGAGCACACCTGCCTGCGCCACGGCATCTACAACCTGGGCTTCCTCGCCGTCCGCATGGACCGGAACGGCCGCCGATTCATCGACTGGTGGGCCGATCGGCTGAGCCGCTGGTGCTACGACGAGGTGCCCTCCGGCCTGTTCACCGACCAGCGTTGGATCGACCTGGCCCCCGCGATCTTCGATGGGATCAAGATCCTTCGCGATCCCCAGTACAACGTCTCGACCTGGAACCTGAGCCATCGCCGCGCCACGGGCCGGTCGCCGTACGACATCGCGATCAACGGTCGGCCTCTGGTGTTCTACCACTTCTCCGGCTTCGACAGCGGCGCCCAGCTCATGATGCTGGATCGCTACGGGTCGCACAGCCCGGTGCTCTACGACTTTCGCGAGTGGTACATCGACCAGTGCGAACGCCACGGCCAGTCGACGGTCGGCAAGATCCCCTGCCGCTACACGCGCTACGCGAGCGGGGCCAAGGTCGAGGACGCACATCGACTCACGTATCGCCAGCGTGATGACCTGATGACGTATTTCCCCGACCCGTTCGACGACTCGGCTCCCGAGAATTCTTATCGCCACTGGTACCGCACCTACTCCGAGACGCCTCCCGCCCTGCCGGTCGTCGATGCAGCGGCGGAGTCCGCTCCCGAGCCCTCGTCCGAGCCGGCCGGAGCGACCAACCTCCGCCGTGTGATCCGGGCGCACGCGCCCGAGCCGGCCGTGAAGGCATACCGATCGGTCCGGGCCGCCATTAAACGGCTTGCGAAGGCCGACTGA
- a CDS encoding class I SAM-dependent methyltransferase, which translates to MSKIPLPHPVKGPLVAAWNEAHRLGWLARDYASAMACGRAERCSVCGEKRYMFYRRRVIPARLVELWGLTRRQAEALARKESCDCAGCGAKLRARRMAEVLLDLYPTDGRRAPDLRTWARSDEAGAMRIAEINRIDGIHETLENLARFHPSDYIPNAHPGAYVKGLRHEDLARLTYEDDRFDLVLTSETLEHVPDLARALDEVHRVLVPGGLHVFTAPVSPHFAETFPRARLRRDGSIEDLATPIRHPGGDVGYPVFTELGMDFPDWLAHAGFETETRFGPVRDDDLAQVYVSRKPTV; encoded by the coding sequence ATGAGCAAAATCCCCCTCCCCCACCCCGTGAAAGGCCCGCTGGTGGCCGCCTGGAACGAAGCCCACCGGCTTGGTTGGCTGGCCCGCGACTACGCCTCGGCCATGGCGTGCGGACGTGCCGAACGCTGCTCCGTCTGCGGTGAGAAGCGTTACATGTTCTACCGACGTCGGGTGATCCCCGCCCGACTCGTTGAATTGTGGGGGCTCACCAGGCGGCAGGCCGAGGCCCTGGCGCGGAAGGAGTCGTGCGACTGCGCCGGCTGCGGCGCGAAGCTCCGCGCCCGGAGGATGGCCGAGGTCCTTCTGGACCTCTACCCCACCGACGGGCGTCGCGCCCCGGACCTCCGGACATGGGCCCGCAGCGACGAGGCCGGCGCCATGCGGATCGCCGAGATCAATCGGATCGACGGCATCCACGAGACCCTGGAGAACCTCGCCCGTTTCCACCCCTCCGACTACATCCCCAACGCCCACCCCGGGGCCTACGTCAAGGGACTGCGTCACGAGGATCTCGCCCGACTGACCTACGAGGACGACCGTTTCGACCTCGTGCTGACCTCCGAAACCCTGGAGCACGTCCCCGACCTGGCGAGGGCCCTCGATGAGGTGCACCGCGTCCTCGTCCCCGGCGGCCTGCACGTCTTCACGGCACCCGTCTCGCCCCACTTCGCCGAAACGTTCCCGCGAGCCCGGCTCCGGCGCGACGGCTCGATCGAGGACCTGGCGACGCCGATCCGACATCCCGGCGGGGACGTGGGCTACCCCGTCTTCACCGAGTTGGGGATGGACTTCCCCGACTGGCTCGCACACGCGGGTTTTGAGACGGAGACCCGTTTCGGGCCCGTCCGCGACGACGATCTCGCCCAGGTCTACGTAAGTCGCAAGCCTACGGTTTGA
- a CDS encoding NAD-dependent succinate-semialdehyde dehydrogenase — protein sequence MAANASSPSAKQDFPTRMYIDGAWLDADDGKTLAVINPADESTIAEVAYAGGNEAHVAIVAAARAFPAWKASSAYDRARILKKTAELIRERADLIARAMTMEQGKPLLEAKTEALHAAETFEWFAEEAKRAYGRIIPPTNVAKRYYTIKHPVGVVGTITPWNFPAALPSRKIAPALAAGCTVVSRPADQTPLTLILMFECLADAGLPPGVANLVIGPPKPFADALFEHPAVRKISFTGSTAVGKELLRRSADQVKRLSLELGGHAPLIVFPDADVQQVAQAAVIGKFRNNGQVCIAPSRFYVHDEIIKDFTEAAVELTNKLKIGNGLEEGVQVGPMVESRALDKTQALIDDARDKGARIRTGGGRSSRFDKGYWFEPTVLTNVDGTMKLMTDEPFAPVMPILDFDKLDDVIAAANATPYGLAAYVFTNDLTVATRMAEGLEAGIIGINDPIPATPQCPFGGMKESGLGRELGSEGLDAYFETKYVAVGLRQS from the coding sequence ATGGCAGCCAACGCGTCGAGCCCGTCCGCGAAGCAGGACTTTCCCACCCGCATGTACATCGACGGCGCCTGGCTCGACGCGGACGACGGCAAGACGCTGGCCGTGATCAACCCGGCCGATGAATCCACCATCGCCGAGGTGGCCTACGCGGGGGGGAACGAGGCCCACGTGGCGATCGTGGCCGCGGCGCGGGCCTTCCCCGCCTGGAAGGCGTCGTCGGCCTACGATCGCGCGAGGATCCTTAAGAAGACCGCCGAACTGATACGCGAGCGGGCCGACTTGATCGCCCGCGCCATGACGATGGAGCAAGGCAAGCCCTTGCTGGAGGCGAAAACCGAGGCCCTCCACGCCGCCGAGACGTTCGAGTGGTTCGCCGAGGAGGCCAAGCGAGCCTACGGCCGCATCATCCCCCCCACGAACGTCGCCAAGCGCTACTATACGATCAAGCATCCCGTCGGCGTGGTGGGCACGATCACCCCCTGGAACTTCCCGGCTGCGCTCCCGAGCCGGAAGATCGCCCCGGCGCTGGCGGCCGGCTGCACGGTCGTCAGCCGTCCCGCCGACCAGACTCCGCTCACCCTGATCCTGATGTTCGAGTGCCTCGCCGACGCCGGCCTGCCCCCGGGCGTCGCGAACCTCGTCATCGGCCCGCCAAAGCCCTTCGCGGACGCCCTGTTCGAGCATCCCGCGGTGCGCAAGATCTCGTTCACGGGCTCGACGGCGGTCGGCAAGGAACTGCTTCGCCGCTCGGCCGACCAAGTGAAGCGTCTGAGCCTGGAACTCGGCGGTCACGCGCCGCTGATCGTCTTCCCCGACGCCGACGTCCAGCAGGTCGCCCAAGCGGCGGTCATCGGCAAGTTCCGGAACAACGGCCAGGTCTGCATCGCGCCTTCCCGGTTCTACGTCCACGACGAGATCATCAAGGACTTCACCGAAGCGGCCGTCGAGCTGACGAACAAGCTCAAGATCGGCAACGGCCTGGAGGAGGGCGTGCAGGTCGGGCCGATGGTCGAATCGCGTGCGCTCGACAAGACGCAGGCGCTGATCGACGACGCCCGCGATAAGGGCGCCCGGATTCGTACGGGCGGCGGCCGGTCGTCGAGGTTCGACAAGGGGTACTGGTTCGAGCCCACCGTCCTGACGAACGTCGACGGCACGATGAAGCTGATGACCGACGAGCCCTTCGCACCCGTGATGCCGATCCTGGACTTCGACAAGCTCGACGACGTGATCGCCGCCGCCAACGCCACGCCCTACGGCCTCGCGGCCTACGTCTTCACCAACGACCTGACCGTCGCCACCCGGATGGCCGAGGGCCTCGAGGCGGGGATCATCGGCATCAACGATCCGATCCCGGCGACCCCCCAATGCCCGTTCGGTGGAATGAAGGAGTCAGGCCTCGGCCGCGAGCTGGGGAGCGAGGGACTGGACGCGTACTTCGAGACGAAGTACGTCGCCGTCGGCCTCCGTCAGTCCTGA
- the ispG gene encoding flavodoxin-dependent (E)-4-hydroxy-3-methylbut-2-enyl-diphosphate synthase, with product MAYATTVQRHKTKEIGIGDLPVGGDNPILVQSMTTTNTFDAEATLAQIRRLEEAGCEVVRVTVPKKEDVEGIKAIRDQIKIPLIADIHFDYRMALACLEARTPSGRRAVDKIRINPGNIGGEERFKEVVRKARDAGVPMRIGVNSGSLEKDLIEKYGFPCPEAMVESALRHIETAEALGYKQMIVSLKASHVPTAVACYSEYAAKADYPTHVGITEAGSREYGTLKSAAGIGSILLRGIGDTIRVSLLGDPVPEIDAGFDILRACDRRVTKPEVVACPTCGRLDIDLERIVAEVEEKMKNLTNPLRISILGCLVNGFGEAKEADLGIAAGSGKGIIFKRGVPIRHVLEADMVQALLEEVERFEEATVPLASFVEKEKKKQAKSGLPVLN from the coding sequence ATGGCCTACGCGACGACCGTCCAGCGCCACAAGACGAAGGAGATCGGGATCGGCGACCTGCCGGTCGGGGGGGACAACCCGATCCTGGTCCAGTCGATGACCACGACCAACACGTTCGACGCCGAGGCCACCCTGGCCCAGATCCGACGTCTCGAAGAGGCCGGATGCGAGGTCGTCCGCGTCACCGTCCCCAAGAAAGAGGACGTCGAGGGCATCAAGGCGATCCGCGACCAGATCAAGATCCCGCTGATCGCCGACATCCATTTCGACTACCGGATGGCCCTCGCCTGCCTCGAAGCCCGCACCCCGTCGGGCCGCCGCGCCGTGGACAAGATCCGGATCAACCCCGGGAACATCGGCGGTGAGGAACGCTTCAAGGAGGTCGTCCGCAAGGCCCGCGATGCTGGCGTCCCCATGCGGATCGGCGTCAACTCGGGGAGCCTCGAGAAGGACCTGATCGAGAAGTACGGCTTCCCGTGCCCCGAGGCGATGGTCGAGAGCGCCCTGCGGCACATCGAGACCGCCGAGGCGCTCGGCTACAAGCAGATGATCGTCAGCCTCAAGGCCAGCCACGTCCCCACGGCCGTCGCCTGCTACTCCGAGTACGCCGCGAAGGCCGACTACCCGACCCACGTCGGGATCACCGAGGCCGGTTCGAGGGAATACGGCACGCTCAAGAGCGCCGCGGGCATCGGCTCGATCCTCCTCCGCGGCATCGGCGACACGATCCGGGTCTCGCTCCTGGGCGACCCGGTCCCCGAGATCGACGCCGGCTTCGACATCCTCCGCGCCTGCGACCGCCGCGTGACGAAGCCCGAGGTCGTCGCCTGCCCGACCTGCGGCCGGCTGGACATCGACCTGGAGCGGATCGTCGCCGAGGTCGAGGAGAAGATGAAGAACCTGACCAATCCCCTCCGCATCAGCATCCTCGGCTGCCTGGTCAACGGCTTCGGCGAGGCCAAGGAGGCCGATCTCGGCATCGCCGCCGGTTCCGGCAAGGGGATCATCTTCAAGCGCGGGGTTCCCATCCGCCACGTCCTCGAAGCCGACATGGTCCAGGCCCTCCTTGAAGAAGTCGAGCGGTTCGAGGAAGCGACCGTGCCCCTCGCCTCCTTCGTCGAGAAGGAAAAGAAGAAGCAGGCCAAGTCGGGCCTCCCCGTCCTGAACTGA
- a CDS encoding ArnT family glycosyltransferase — protein sequence MARKSRAPQRSEVVPPSDGREPPEASEHQTGPEGPPRDVRRFFWIGLAVVALLGQHLGLAERSLLTENPTVDEVVHMPAGLTYWDQHTFRLYHHNPPLVKMVAALPVWLAGPVLAPLYQRKSWSERDPSQANFAHDFAYVNADRYFELFDLARMVMPLFSIIGGLVVFAWSCRLYGAGGGLLSLALWVFCPNILAHGRLVTSDVGSTAFGAGATYLFWRYLRDPRWGRASLAGVALGLAQLTKFSMLLLYLVWPFLWLIRLVVAPAVETWSLRIGRGVVHGAWVVALSILTIDAGYMFEGVGRPLGSFEFASGSLTKPPPGGLRTAPPTRNQLYAWIWPFAQNRFRGTFLENLPAPLPEHYLLGFDEQKIEADGIPLRFIQAWNALNAGDRSGALALAGSSDRSVAGYSVYLNGVLRGSGWWYYYLAALAYKVPEGSCLLLLTSIALLFVARRSRESWVDEITLWTVPTAILLAMSVLTDINLGLRYILAVFPYLYIQAGKLVPFVESLAGRSRSFGRTGLIACVGLTALSSFAIHPDYLAYFNHVSGGPDRMPARLIDSNLDWGQDLVGLRRWCRENIPDEPIGLAYFGQINPGIFTLRGDGFDWFLPPIRPGHVDRMDPASPARLLGPARELKPGWFAVSASLVYGLGWRLYDPTPFLNEAWSPSWNAKDDPFGYFRLFEPVERIGHSILIYKLTAGDVARAAQLLKP from the coding sequence AGCATCTGGGACTGGCCGAGCGGAGCCTGCTCACGGAGAACCCGACGGTCGACGAGGTCGTGCACATGCCGGCCGGATTGACGTACTGGGACCAGCACACCTTCCGGCTGTACCATCACAACCCGCCCCTGGTGAAGATGGTCGCGGCGCTGCCGGTCTGGCTCGCCGGGCCGGTGCTGGCGCCCCTCTACCAGCGAAAATCCTGGAGCGAACGCGACCCTTCGCAGGCGAATTTCGCTCACGACTTCGCCTACGTGAACGCCGACCGCTACTTCGAGCTGTTCGACCTGGCGCGGATGGTGATGCCGCTCTTCTCGATCATCGGAGGCCTCGTGGTCTTCGCCTGGTCCTGCCGCCTCTACGGCGCGGGCGGGGGGCTGCTGAGCCTCGCGCTCTGGGTGTTCTGCCCGAACATACTCGCCCATGGTCGGTTGGTGACCTCGGACGTCGGTTCGACGGCCTTCGGCGCCGGCGCGACGTATCTTTTCTGGCGATACCTGCGCGATCCTCGCTGGGGACGCGCGAGCCTGGCCGGCGTGGCGCTGGGGCTGGCCCAGCTCACCAAGTTCAGCATGCTGCTGCTCTACCTCGTCTGGCCCTTCCTCTGGCTGATACGCCTGGTCGTCGCCCCGGCGGTCGAGACGTGGTCGCTTCGAATCGGTCGGGGTGTGGTTCACGGGGCCTGGGTCGTGGCGCTGAGCATCCTGACCATTGACGCAGGCTACATGTTCGAAGGCGTCGGCAGGCCGCTGGGGAGCTTCGAGTTTGCGAGCGGGAGCCTGACGAAGCCTCCGCCCGGCGGCCTGAGGACGGCCCCGCCGACCAGGAATCAGCTCTACGCCTGGATCTGGCCGTTCGCGCAGAACCGATTCCGGGGGACCTTCCTGGAGAACCTGCCCGCGCCGCTGCCGGAGCACTATCTCCTGGGTTTCGACGAGCAGAAGATCGAGGCCGACGGCATCCCGCTCCGCTTCATCCAGGCCTGGAACGCCCTGAACGCCGGCGACAGGAGCGGGGCCCTCGCCCTGGCCGGCTCGTCCGACCGTTCCGTGGCCGGGTACAGCGTGTATCTTAACGGCGTCCTTCGGGGCTCAGGATGGTGGTATTACTATCTGGCGGCGCTCGCCTACAAGGTCCCAGAGGGGTCCTGCCTGCTGCTCCTGACTTCGATCGCTCTCCTCTTCGTCGCCCGGCGTTCGCGAGAGTCCTGGGTGGACGAGATCACGCTCTGGACGGTCCCAACGGCCATCTTGCTGGCGATGAGCGTCCTGACCGACATCAACCTCGGCCTGCGATACATCCTGGCCGTCTTCCCGTACCTCTACATCCAGGCAGGAAAGCTCGTCCCCTTCGTCGAGTCGCTCGCCGGGCGGAGTCGAAGTTTCGGCCGAACGGGATTGATCGCCTGCGTGGGGCTCACGGCGCTCTCCTCATTTGCGATCCATCCCGATTATCTGGCGTACTTCAATCACGTCTCCGGCGGCCCCGACCGCATGCCCGCGAGGCTGATCGACAGCAACCTGGACTGGGGCCAGGACCTCGTCGGCCTGCGCCGATGGTGCCGAGAGAACATCCCCGACGAGCCGATCGGTCTGGCCTACTTCGGCCAGATAAATCCCGGCATCTTCACGCTGCGGGGCGACGGATTCGATTGGTTCCTGCCGCCGATCCGGCCCGGCCACGTCGACAGAATGGATCCCGCGTCGCCTGCGCGGCTGCTCGGCCCCGCCAGGGAACTGAAGCCCGGCTGGTTCGCGGTGAGCGCTTCGCTCGTCTACGGCCTGGGTTGGCGGCTCTACGATCCCACGCCGTTTCTCAACGAGGCCTGGTCCCCGTCGTGGAACGCCAAGGACGATCCGTTCGGCTATTTCCGACTCTTCGAGCCGGTCGAGCGCATCGGTCACTCGATCTTGATCTACAAGCTGACCGCCGGGGACGTCGCCCGCGCGGCCCAACTTCTCAAACCGTAG
- the metG gene encoding methionine--tRNA ligase yields MDEQQRFYITTAIDYPNSRPHIGTAFEKIGADVQARFRRMEGASVHFLMGNDENTNKVTIRARELGLEPKAYVDDMARQFQDVWRALEISNDDFIQTSEQRHHVGCRKFIQAVYDAGDIYKGVYAGHYCIGCESFKTEKEVAEAGGRCPNHPNTPLSWVEEENYYFRLSAYRDRLLAHYAANPDFIQPESRRNEILSLVEGELKDVAITRKGFTWGIPAPFDADQTIYVWFDALLNYITAVGYGSDEERFARLWPADVHVIGKDITRFHCALWPAMLMSAGVALPRKVFGHGFVYRKNEETGEVEKLSKSLGNVVEPMDLIEKFSAEAFRYYFMSQCPFGGDGEFSFERFADAYNSGLANNLGNLYSRILTMCLKYFQGDLGDVSGMDRTVWRRGLDLRALAETLRERIGTLDYATALQRIWLEVIDAANKYIQETEPFKLAKTDLEATRVVLANLADWMRVAAVLIKPFLPRTAETFYQAFNFETHQAWASVSYGTAAVPFAVVDSLHVTAPIINAKPAPLFPKVDAR; encoded by the coding sequence ATGGACGAGCAGCAGCGCTTCTACATCACGACGGCCATCGACTATCCCAACAGCCGCCCCCACATCGGCACCGCGTTCGAGAAGATCGGCGCCGACGTCCAGGCGCGGTTCCGGCGGATGGAAGGGGCGTCGGTCCATTTCCTGATGGGTAACGACGAGAACACCAACAAGGTCACCATCCGAGCCCGGGAACTCGGCCTGGAGCCCAAGGCCTACGTCGACGACATGGCCCGCCAGTTCCAGGACGTCTGGCGCGCCCTGGAAATCTCCAACGACGACTTCATCCAGACCAGCGAGCAGCGCCATCACGTCGGCTGTCGCAAGTTCATCCAGGCGGTCTACGACGCCGGCGACATCTACAAGGGCGTGTACGCCGGCCACTACTGCATCGGCTGCGAGTCGTTCAAGACCGAGAAGGAGGTCGCCGAGGCCGGTGGCCGATGTCCCAACCACCCCAACACGCCGCTCTCCTGGGTCGAGGAGGAGAATTACTACTTCCGGCTCTCCGCCTACCGCGATCGGCTTCTGGCCCACTATGCGGCGAATCCCGACTTCATCCAGCCGGAGAGCCGTCGCAACGAGATCCTCAGCCTGGTCGAGGGCGAGCTGAAAGACGTGGCGATCACCCGGAAGGGGTTCACCTGGGGCATTCCCGCCCCGTTTGACGCCGACCAGACGATCTACGTCTGGTTCGACGCCCTGCTCAATTACATCACGGCCGTCGGCTACGGGAGCGACGAGGAGCGGTTCGCCCGGCTCTGGCCGGCGGACGTCCACGTCATCGGCAAGGACATCACGCGATTCCACTGCGCCCTCTGGCCCGCCATGCTGATGTCGGCCGGAGTGGCCCTGCCGCGCAAGGTCTTCGGCCACGGCTTCGTCTATCGCAAGAACGAGGAGACGGGCGAGGTCGAGAAGCTCAGCAAGAGCCTCGGCAACGTGGTGGAACCGATGGACCTGATCGAGAAGTTCTCGGCCGAGGCCTTTCGCTATTACTTCATGAGCCAGTGTCCGTTCGGCGGCGACGGCGAGTTCTCGTTCGAACGCTTCGCCGACGCCTACAACAGCGGCCTCGCCAACAACCTGGGGAACCTCTACAGCCGAATCCTGACGATGTGCCTGAAGTACTTTCAGGGCGATCTCGGCGACGTTTCGGGGATGGACAGGACGGTCTGGCGTCGGGGGCTCGACCTCCGGGCGTTGGCGGAGACCCTCCGCGAGCGGATCGGAACGCTCGACTACGCGACGGCCCTCCAGCGAATCTGGCTGGAGGTCATCGATGCCGCGAACAAGTACATCCAGGAGACTGAGCCCTTCAAGCTGGCCAAGACGGACCTCGAAGCCACGCGAGTCGTCCTGGCGAACCTCGCCGACTGGATGCGGGTCGCGGCCGTGCTGATCAAGCCTTTCCTCCCGAGGACGGCCGAAACGTTCTACCAGGCCTTCAATTTCGAAACGCATCAGGCCTGGGCGAGCGTCTCGTATGGAACGGCCGCTGTCCCCTTCGCCGTCGTGGACTCGCTCCACGTGACAGCCCCGATCATCAACGCCAAGCCGGCCCCGCTCTTTCCCAAGGTCGACGCCCGCTGA
- the wecB gene encoding non-hydrolyzing UDP-N-acetylglucosamine 2-epimerase, with protein MDPSERRRNVVFVVGTRPEAIKTAPIIRALRDQPWARCRLIFTAQHRDLARPIFDFFDVRPDVDLDVMRPGQSLADLSNRLVVALHAALSREEPDCVVAQGDTTTVLAAALASYMLGTPFAHVEAGLRTYRLDAPYPEEANRVAASHLASLHFAPTSAARSNLLREGIPPESIHMTGNTGIDALFMAADREVPLQGLDPDSRFVLVTVHRRENLGEPLTRICEGIRKLHDRHPDVEFLWPVHPNPGVEPVVRAALGGLDRVRLISPLEYGPFVTAMKRAAFILSDSGGVQEEATALRTPVLVLRDVSEREEAVHCGVAKLVGDDPAAILHEGTRRLAEPRQPARTTDATSPFGDGRAAARIATILHRKLVVEAPAAVAV; from the coding sequence ATGGATCCCAGCGAGCGCCGCAGGAACGTCGTGTTCGTGGTCGGGACGCGTCCAGAGGCCATCAAGACCGCGCCGATCATCCGGGCCCTGCGCGATCAGCCCTGGGCCCGGTGTCGGCTCATCTTCACGGCCCAGCACAGGGATCTGGCGAGGCCGATTTTCGATTTCTTCGACGTTCGCCCGGACGTCGACCTGGACGTGATGCGGCCCGGACAGTCCCTGGCGGACCTGAGCAACCGCCTGGTCGTCGCGCTGCATGCGGCCCTAAGTCGCGAAGAGCCCGACTGCGTCGTCGCGCAGGGCGACACGACGACGGTCCTCGCCGCCGCGTTGGCCAGCTATATGCTGGGAACGCCCTTCGCGCACGTCGAAGCCGGGTTGCGAACGTACCGGCTGGACGCCCCCTACCCTGAGGAGGCCAACCGCGTCGCGGCGAGCCACCTCGCCTCGCTGCATTTCGCACCGACCTCGGCCGCTCGGTCCAACCTCCTGCGCGAGGGGATCCCGCCCGAGTCGATTCACATGACGGGCAACACGGGGATCGACGCCCTCTTCATGGCGGCCGATCGCGAGGTCCCCTTGCAGGGACTCGACCCCGATTCGCGGTTCGTGCTGGTCACGGTCCACCGCCGCGAAAACCTCGGCGAGCCCTTGACGCGGATCTGCGAGGGAATCCGGAAGCTCCACGATCGACATCCCGACGTGGAATTCCTCTGGCCCGTGCATCCCAATCCGGGGGTGGAGCCCGTCGTCCGCGCCGCACTGGGCGGGCTGGATCGGGTCCGGCTGATCAGCCCGCTGGAGTACGGGCCGTTCGTGACCGCGATGAAGCGGGCCGCGTTCATCCTCAGCGACAGCGGCGGCGTCCAGGAGGAAGCCACGGCCCTGCGGACGCCCGTGCTCGTCCTTCGCGACGTGAGCGAACGCGAGGAAGCCGTCCACTGCGGCGTCGCGAAGCTCGTGGGCGACGATCCGGCCGCCATCCTGCACGAAGGGACGCGACGGCTCGCCGAACCGCGCCAGCCGGCCCGCACGACGGATGCGACCTCGCCGTTCGGCGACGGTCGCGCGGCCGCTCGAATCGCCACGATCCTCCATCGCAAGCTGGTGGTCGAGGCTCCGGCGGCCGTCGCCGTCTGA